In a genomic window of Blattabacterium cuenoti:
- the feoB gene encoding ferrous iron transport protein B produces MLKIKLALIGNPNVGKTSLFNKLTGLNQKVGNYIGVTVDKKIGYFYYDNIYYQILDLPGTYSIYPSSENEEIVSKLLSNINDFDYPDKIIVVADSSNIKKSLLILRQIQDLGFPVLFVLNMLDEAKKKGISINIEKLKNFLLTEVVLINARTGVGLNKVKRKIKNLNKKKNSFFNPGINYSTAIDDVKNNFKVNTYQAWYYLAYNKKFFKENFLLDEIKKKHNIIPKRLQVKETLDRYEEIEKIFSKTVSKLISEKEKTYLEFSKKIDNCFIVHPFWGYFIFLFILFFIFQSIFFWSEIPKQFIEFFFSFIQKKLGNVYSGPLNNFFLQGILPAISTIISFIPQISILLFFLFLMEESGYISRVIFLMDRIMRPFGLNGKSVVPLISSIACAIPAIMSSRHIENTRDRLITILATPFMTCSARLPVYTLIISIIIPDKKWYFIQLRGIVLLAMYILGIISALIVSIILHQFLKKTYKSHLIMEIPTYKIPMLKNMLITLWINLKSFIINAGKMIFLINILIWVLGTFGPSENLSDKNSIINIQKKELPYSYLGLLGKKIEPIIRPLGYDWKIGIGLLSSLVAREVFVSTMASVYSIEEKENFLKEKMKKEVYPITKKPIYNLATGTSLLFFYAFSMQCISTLSIIRKETRSWKWPIIQFIFMTFLSYIVSLFTYQILK; encoded by the coding sequence ATGTTAAAAATTAAATTAGCTCTTATTGGAAATCCAAATGTCGGAAAAACTTCTTTATTTAATAAATTAACTGGACTAAATCAAAAAGTTGGAAATTATATAGGAGTTACAGTAGATAAAAAAATAGGATATTTTTATTACGATAATATATATTATCAAATCTTAGATCTTCCTGGAACTTATAGTATATATCCTTCATCTGAAAATGAAGAGATAGTTAGTAAACTACTCAGTAATATAAATGATTTTGATTATCCAGATAAAATCATAGTTGTTGCTGATTCATCAAATATAAAAAAAAGTCTCCTTATACTTAGGCAAATACAAGACTTAGGATTCCCTGTTCTTTTTGTATTGAATATGCTTGACGAAGCAAAAAAAAAGGGAATATCTATTAATATAGAAAAATTAAAAAACTTCCTTCTAACAGAAGTAGTATTAATTAACGCAAGAACAGGAGTAGGCTTAAATAAAGTTAAAAGAAAAATAAAAAATTTAAATAAAAAAAAAAACTCCTTTTTTAATCCAGGGATAAATTATTCTACTGCTATTGATGACGTAAAAAATAATTTTAAAGTAAATACTTACCAAGCTTGGTATTATTTAGCTTATAATAAAAAATTTTTTAAGGAAAATTTTTTATTAGATGAAATAAAAAAGAAACATAACATTATTCCCAAAAGATTACAAGTAAAAGAAACATTAGATAGATATGAAGAAATAGAAAAAATTTTTTCAAAAACAGTTTCCAAATTAATTTCTGAAAAAGAAAAAACCTATTTAGAATTTTCAAAAAAAATAGATAATTGTTTTATTGTACACCCTTTTTGGGGGTACTTTATTTTTTTATTTATTTTATTTTTTATTTTTCAATCTATTTTTTTTTGGTCAGAAATACCTAAACAATTTATAGAATTTTTTTTTTCTTTTATACAAAAAAAATTAGGAAATGTTTATTCTGGTCCTTTGAATAATTTTTTTTTGCAAGGAATATTACCTGCAATTAGCACAATTATTTCTTTTATACCACAAATTTCTATTTTACTATTTTTTCTTTTTCTTATGGAAGAAAGTGGTTATATAAGTAGAGTTATATTCTTAATGGATAGAATTATGCGTCCTTTTGGATTGAATGGAAAAAGTGTTGTTCCTCTTATTTCAAGTATAGCTTGTGCTATTCCTGCAATTATGTCATCTAGACATATAGAAAACACTAGAGATCGTTTAATTACTATTTTAGCAACTCCTTTTATGACTTGTTCCGCAAGATTACCTGTTTATACCTTAATTATATCTATAATTATACCGGACAAAAAATGGTATTTCATTCAACTAAGAGGGATCGTACTTTTAGCTATGTATATTTTAGGAATTATATCTGCTTTAATCGTATCAATAATTTTACATCAATTTCTAAAAAAAACTTATAAAAGTCATCTTATAATGGAAATTCCCACTTATAAAATTCCTATGTTAAAAAATATGTTGATTACTCTATGGATCAATCTTAAATCATTTATTATAAATGCAGGAAAAATGATTTTTTTAATAAATATATTGATTTGGGTATTAGGTACTTTCGGTCCTTCAGAAAACTTATCGGATAAAAATTCAATTATTAACATACAAAAAAAAGAATTACCTTATTCTTATTTAGGATTATTAGGAAAAAAAATTGAACCTATAATTCGTCCATTAGGATATGATTGGAAAATTGGAATAGGATTGTTATCATCTCTTGTAGCAAGAGAAGTTTTTGTTAGTACTATGGCGTCTGTGTATAGTATAGAAGAAAAAGAAAATTTTTTAAAAGAAAAAATGAAAAAAGAAGTCTATCCTATAACTAAAAAACCTATTTATAATTTAGCAACAGGGACTTCTTTATTATTTTTTTATGCATTTTCTATGCAATGTATAAGCACCTTATCTATAATAAGAAAAGAAACGAGATCTTGGAAATGGCCAATTATACAATTTATTTTTATGACTTTTCTGTCTTATATAGTTTCATTATTTACATATCAAATATTAAAATAA
- a CDS encoding D-alanine--D-alanine ligase, whose protein sequence is MKKIAVVMGGYSNESIISLKSGKVVYENLCRKEFDPFQIYLLKDRWFMKDDKNKEYFINKQDFTIFGIKNLKFDCVFNAIHGTPGEDGMLQAYFELLRIPYTGCSFHHANVTFNKKYCLSLMKYFGVNTAESFFLNKNQIFCQEKILNKIGLPCFVKPNRSGSSLGISKVYEEKDLFNAIQKAFIEDEEIIIESFLEGKEVSVGVFSFKNEIIVLPITEIISQNDFFDFESKYSGKSKEITPAKLSPDVENKIRKIAKKVYKFLNLSGISRAEYIIVNGDPFFLEINTIPGFSEESIFPKQLKIVGISLSELFKNYIYASIEKNMLGK, encoded by the coding sequence ATGAAAAAAATAGCAGTTGTTATGGGGGGGTATTCAAATGAATCCATTATTTCACTAAAAAGCGGAAAAGTTGTTTATGAAAATTTATGCAGAAAAGAATTTGATCCTTTTCAAATCTATCTTCTAAAAGATAGATGGTTTATGAAAGATGATAAAAATAAAGAGTATTTTATCAATAAACAAGATTTTACTATTTTTGGAATAAAGAATTTAAAATTTGATTGTGTATTTAATGCTATACATGGAACTCCAGGAGAAGACGGAATGTTACAAGCTTATTTCGAACTATTAAGAATTCCTTATACAGGATGTAGTTTTCATCATGCTAATGTTACTTTTAATAAAAAATATTGTTTAAGTTTGATGAAATATTTTGGAGTTAATACAGCTGAATCTTTTTTTTTAAACAAAAATCAGATTTTTTGCCAAGAAAAAATTTTAAACAAAATAGGACTTCCTTGTTTTGTAAAACCCAATAGATCTGGATCTAGTTTAGGTATAAGTAAAGTTTATGAAGAAAAAGACCTTTTTAATGCAATACAAAAGGCTTTTATAGAAGATGAAGAAATTATTATAGAATCCTTTCTTGAGGGTAAGGAAGTCTCAGTTGGTGTTTTTTCATTTAAAAATGAAATAATTGTTTTACCAATAACTGAAATAATCAGTCAAAATGATTTTTTTGATTTTGAATCAAAATATTCTGGAAAATCTAAGGAAATTACTCCAGCAAAATTATCACCGGATGTTGAGAACAAAATACGAAAAATAGCAAAAAAAGTGTATAAATTTTTAAATTTATCAGGAATATCTAGAGCAGAATATATCATAGTAAATGGAGATCCTTTTTTTCTGGAAATCAATACAATACCCGGTTTTTCAGAAGAAAGTATTTTTCCAAAACAATTGAAAATAGTTGGGATTTCTTTGTCTGAGTTATTTAAAAATTATATATACGCTTCCATTGAAAAGAATATGTTAGGAAAATAA
- a CDS encoding PASTA domain-containing protein, which produces MISILILYKITQLALKWVDIYTKHGSYVVVPDLRGFTLSKSLLILEKLGLKYDIDTSRYDPNFKINQIISFSPEAGGHVKEGRYIYIQVNSKSSQSVLPNIINKDKRIAIKLLHANHIFVKEIRYINDMNENIILKVLYNNKSIQSGYRFPPNQDGVTLIIGKEYEKNNFVVPNVIGMSLHSATSILKNQSFHVINFYYNYAIKNPDINPEKNVKVYRQKPDPGVLYDKNKSIELWLTSREETLDHLIQTEEKDFKKQTEEKDFKKQTEEKDFKKQTEEKDFKKQTEEKDFKKQTEEKDFKKQTEEKDFKKQTEEKDFKKQTEEKDFKKQTEEKDFKKQTEEKDFKKQTEEKDFK; this is translated from the coding sequence ATGATTTCCATACTAATTTTATATAAAATTACTCAATTAGCATTGAAATGGGTAGATATTTATACAAAACATGGATCTTATGTTGTAGTTCCTGATTTAAGAGGTTTTACTTTATCTAAATCTTTATTAATTTTAGAAAAATTAGGTCTAAAATACGATATAGATACATCACGATATGATCCTAATTTCAAAATTAATCAAATTATTTCTTTTTCTCCAGAAGCTGGTGGACATGTTAAAGAAGGTAGATATATATATATACAAGTTAATTCTAAATCATCTCAATCCGTTTTACCTAATATTATAAATAAAGATAAACGAATAGCTATAAAATTACTTCACGCTAATCATATTTTCGTTAAAGAAATCAGATACATTAATGATATGAATGAAAATATCATTTTAAAAGTTTTATATAATAACAAATCTATTCAATCCGGATATAGATTTCCTCCTAATCAAGATGGAGTTACTTTAATTATTGGAAAAGAATATGAAAAAAATAATTTTGTAGTTCCTAATGTTATTGGAATGTCATTACATTCAGCTACTTCTATTCTAAAAAATCAGTCATTTCATGTTATCAATTTTTACTATAATTATGCAATCAAAAATCCTGACATAAATCCTGAAAAAAATGTAAAAGTATATCGTCAAAAACCTGATCCTGGTGTTCTTTACGATAAGAATAAATCTATTGAACTTTGGTTAACTTCAAGAGAAGAAACATTAGATCATTTGATTCAAACTGAAGAAAAAGACTTCAAAAAACAAACTGAAGAAAAAGACTTCAAAAAACAAACTGAAGAAAAAGACTTCAAAAAACAAACTGAAGAAAAAGACTTCAAAAAACAAACTGAAGAAAAAGACTTCAAAAAACAAACTGAAGAAAAAGACTTCAAAAAACAAACTGAAGAAAAAGACTTCAAAAAACAAACTGAAGAAAAAGACTTCAAAAAACAAACTGAAGAAAAAGACTTCAAAAAACAAACTGAAGAAAAAGACTTCAAAAAACAAACTGAAGAAAAAGACTTCAAAAAACAAACTGAAGAAAAAGACTTCAAAA
- the rseP gene encoding RIP metalloprotease RseP, with protein sequence MSSILIRSIQLLLSISILVVVHELGHFILAQVFKVRVERFFLFFDPWFSLVKKKIGHTIYGIGWLPLGGYVKISGMIMDNKSEIQTQNWEFRSKSGIKRLLIISGGIIFNILLSILIFTFLLFKHGETFLPTKNVKYGIEVDDLGEKIGLKNGDKILFVNDKYVPYFNDIPKAIILGNSITIDRMGNIIKLSLSDNKKKFLFDRKEFNFFIKPRVPPIINYVIKNSEAEKYGLKNNDEILAINSEFVLFSDQLKDLLSKYKNENILISINRNGSLIQKEIFVNPKGILGIYLKDFMDLDQIFLFDKKNYTFYESIPHGIKKTWNVLKNQIFFFKNVFHIETKAYKQIGSFFSIAKEFPSKWNWDIFWTLTATLSIWLAFLNLFPIPSLDGGYILFIMIEMITKKKINEEIIERCTIYGFIIISLVMMFIIIWDIFKVFFS encoded by the coding sequence ATGTCATCAATTTTAATTAGATCTATACAATTACTATTAAGCATTTCTATATTAGTTGTTGTTCATGAATTAGGTCATTTTATTCTAGCTCAAGTATTTAAAGTTAGAGTAGAAAGATTTTTCTTGTTTTTTGATCCTTGGTTTTCTCTTGTTAAAAAAAAGATAGGACATACTATTTATGGAATAGGTTGGTTGCCTTTAGGAGGATATGTTAAAATATCTGGAATGATAATGGATAATAAATCAGAAATTCAAACCCAAAATTGGGAGTTTCGTTCCAAATCCGGAATAAAAAGACTATTAATTATTTCTGGAGGAATTATTTTTAATATATTGTTATCTATTTTAATTTTTACTTTTTTGTTATTCAAACATGGGGAAACTTTTCTTCCTACGAAAAATGTTAAATACGGAATAGAAGTTGATGATTTAGGGGAAAAAATAGGATTAAAAAATGGAGACAAAATTTTATTTGTAAACGATAAGTATGTTCCATACTTCAATGATATTCCAAAAGCAATTATTTTGGGTAATTCTATTACTATAGATCGTATGGGAAATATTATAAAATTATCATTAAGTGATAACAAGAAAAAATTTCTTTTTGATAGAAAAGAATTTAATTTTTTTATTAAACCTCGTGTTCCCCCTATAATCAATTATGTGATAAAAAATTCTGAAGCAGAAAAGTATGGACTAAAAAATAATGATGAAATATTAGCTATTAATTCTGAATTTGTTCTTTTTTCTGATCAACTAAAAGATTTATTATCAAAGTATAAAAATGAAAATATATTAATATCTATTAATAGAAATGGGAGCCTTATTCAAAAAGAGATTTTTGTAAACCCAAAAGGGATTTTAGGTATTTATTTAAAAGATTTTATGGATTTAGATCAAATTTTTTTATTTGATAAAAAAAATTACACTTTTTACGAAAGTATTCCTCATGGAATAAAAAAAACTTGGAATGTTCTAAAAAATCAAATCTTTTTTTTTAAAAATGTTTTTCATATAGAAACTAAAGCTTATAAACAAATAGGTAGTTTTTTTTCTATAGCTAAAGAATTTCCATCTAAATGGAATTGGGATATTTTTTGGACTTTAACTGCTACTTTATCCATTTGGTTAGCTTTTTTAAATTTATTCCCTATTCCGTCATTAGATGGAGGATATATCTTATTTATCATGATAGAAATGATAACAAAAAAGAAAATAAATGAAGAAATAATTGAACGTTGTACTATTTATGGATTTATCATAATTAGTTTAGTTATGATGTTTATCATCATTTGGGATATTTTCAAAGTTTTTTTTTCTTAA
- a CDS encoding FeoA family protein codes for MNLSNLKKGEKGIIKGYKNDDFPIKLLELGILPGVKFEILFVSIFYDPLCISYDQSFLILRKEEAENIIIEPEINNVKN; via the coding sequence TTGAATTTATCTAATCTTAAAAAAGGAGAAAAAGGAATTATTAAAGGATATAAAAATGATGATTTTCCTATAAAATTATTAGAATTAGGAATTTTACCTGGCGTAAAATTCGAAATACTTTTTGTTTCTATTTTTTATGATCCATTATGTATAAGCTATGATCAATCTTTCTTAATTTTACGAAAAGAAGAAGCCGAAAATATTATAATAGAACCAGAAATAAATAATGTTAAAAATTAA